A region of Candidatus Binatia bacterium DNA encodes the following proteins:
- a CDS encoding thiamine pyrophosphate-dependent dehydrogenase E1 component subunit alpha has translation MTDEQLVAMLRTMVMQRTLENRGFQLNRQGKIPFASASEGHEAVQAGAAMAFARGKDILVPYYRDLGLALGIGVTPFEVLLSLFARAADHSAGRQFPHHYASRKLGVQTISSVIAAQLPHAVGAAYALQYRGERGRAVLTTFGDGATSEGEWHESLNFAAVHRLPVVFLCENNEWAISTPLSKQMGQPDVYKRAEGYGIPGAVVDGMDPIACYAAVLEAFERARSGGGPTLVEAKCYRFLSHTTDDDDRTYRSREEVEARRRDDPVPCFERLLIERGVLTEQGAEALKRSVLEETNDATDRAEAMAYPQARDLYDRVYAESWEPWA, from the coding sequence TTGACCGACGAACAGCTCGTCGCGATGCTTCGCACGATGGTGATGCAGCGCACCCTCGAGAACCGCGGCTTTCAGCTCAATCGCCAAGGGAAGATTCCGTTCGCGTCGGCGAGCGAGGGGCACGAGGCCGTGCAGGCCGGAGCCGCGATGGCCTTCGCACGCGGCAAAGATATTCTCGTTCCGTACTATCGCGATCTCGGTCTCGCGCTCGGGATCGGCGTGACGCCCTTCGAGGTGCTGCTCTCGCTCTTTGCGCGCGCGGCCGACCACTCGGCGGGGCGACAGTTCCCACATCACTACGCGAGCCGAAAGCTCGGCGTGCAGACGATCAGTTCGGTGATCGCCGCGCAACTGCCGCACGCGGTCGGCGCGGCCTACGCGCTGCAGTACCGCGGCGAGCGCGGCCGTGCGGTCCTGACCACCTTCGGTGACGGCGCGACGAGCGAGGGCGAGTGGCACGAATCGCTCAACTTCGCGGCCGTCCACAGGTTGCCGGTCGTCTTTCTCTGCGAGAACAACGAGTGGGCGATCTCGACGCCGCTCTCCAAACAGATGGGGCAGCCCGATGTCTACAAGCGCGCCGAGGGTTACGGCATCCCGGGCGCGGTCGTGGACGGAATGGATCCGATCGCCTGCTACGCTGCCGTCCTCGAGGCGTTCGAGCGGGCGCGCTCCGGCGGCGGACCGACGCTCGTCGAGGCGAAGTGCTACCGCTTCCTCTCACACACGACCGACGACGACGACCGCACCTACCGCTCGCGCGAAGAGGTCGAGGCGCGCCGGCGCGACGACCCCGTCCCGTGCTTCGAGCGCCTCCTCATCGAGCGCGGGGTCCTGACCGAGCAGGGCGCGGAAGCATTGAAGCGTTCCGTCCTCGAAGAGACCAACGACGCCACAGATCGGGCCGAGGCGATGGCCTATCCGCAGGCGCGAGACCTTTACGATCGCGTCTATGCGGAGAGTTGGGAGCCCTGGGCGTAG
- a CDS encoding thiamine pyrophosphate-dependent dehydrogenase E1 component subunit alpha, which yields MASTDIAPGRLERRGLNDEQLRAIFRNMLLQRQLDNRGFQLNRQGKVPFALGSEGHEALQAGAAMAFNRGTDILAPYYRDLGLCLGIGLSPYEIMLSIFARAADHNGGRQFPNHYSSKAAGLMSFSSILAAHLPHAVGAAYAIKYRGEAGRAVLATCGDGTTSEGEWHESMNFAAIHKLPFVMLVENNEWAISTPLAKQMAQPEIWRRAAGYGMPGSRFNGFDPIETYAAVKEAMDRARGGGGPTLIEGTCYRYLAHSTDDNDMTYRTREAVDERRKQDPVPAFEAVLVEHGILTPQDVAELRKDVLRETNEATDAAEALPYPAPADLYTHVYEGAWEPWQS from the coding sequence ATGGCTAGTACCGACATTGCGCCCGGGAGGCTCGAGCGCCGCGGCCTGAACGACGAGCAGTTACGCGCGATCTTCCGCAACATGCTCCTGCAGCGCCAACTCGACAATCGCGGCTTTCAACTCAACCGTCAGGGGAAGGTACCGTTCGCGCTCGGCAGCGAGGGGCACGAAGCGCTGCAGGCCGGCGCGGCGATGGCTTTCAATCGCGGCACGGATATCCTCGCGCCCTACTACCGCGATCTCGGCCTCTGTCTCGGCATCGGGCTCTCGCCCTACGAGATCATGCTCTCGATCTTCGCCCGCGCCGCCGATCACAACGGCGGGCGTCAGTTTCCGAATCACTACTCGTCGAAGGCCGCCGGCCTCATGTCGTTCTCCTCGATTCTCGCGGCGCATCTTCCGCATGCCGTCGGCGCCGCATACGCGATCAAGTATCGCGGCGAGGCAGGCCGAGCGGTGCTGGCGACCTGCGGCGACGGCACGACGAGCGAAGGCGAGTGGCACGAGTCCATGAACTTCGCGGCCATCCACAAGCTGCCGTTCGTCATGCTCGTCGAGAACAACGAGTGGGCGATCTCGACGCCGCTCGCAAAGCAGATGGCGCAGCCCGAGATCTGGAGGCGCGCCGCGGGCTACGGCATGCCGGGATCGCGCTTCAACGGCTTCGATCCGATCGAGACGTACGCGGCGGTGAAAGAGGCGATGGATCGCGCGCGCGGCGGCGGCGGCCCGACCCTCATCGAAGGAACGTGCTATCGCTATCTCGCGCACTCGACCGACGACAACGACATGACCTATCGCACGCGCGAAGCCGTCGACGAGCGGCGCAAGCAGGATCCGGTTCCGGCGTTCGAGGCGGTGCTCGTCGAGCACGGCATCCTGACGCCGCAAGACGTCGCCGAGCTGCGCAAAGACGTCTTGCGCGAGACGAACGAGGCGACCGACGCGGCCGAGGCGCTGCCGTATCCCGCGCCCGCCGATCTCTACACCCACGTCTACGAAGGAGCATGGGAGCCGTGGCAGTCGTAA